tctatagattttttttcataattttttctatagaaaattttgttagaattttatttctataaaaaattttgtcaaaattttatttccatagaaaattttgtcaaaattttatttctatagaaaattttgtcaaaatttttttctatagaagattttgtcaacattttatttctatagaaaattttgtcaaaattttatttctatagaaaattgtgtcaaaattttatttctatagaaaatttaaaaatatttaaatatagtaaattttgtcatacttttttttctatacaaatatttatttctatggaaaattttgtacaaattttatttcttaaaaatatttttgagtgttgttgacctattttatgtttattctgattattaattttgttcggcttgaggtcatagaaacaatcgattattgatttgttttaatatttatttccaatatttcggttagtgccactaaccatcttctgggattttgtatgtgagttcgtgtgatgctgttcgttctgcaagccaccgtacacaaatttaaaaacaaaaactttctatagaaataaaattttgaaaaaaaactttctttagaaaattttgtcaaaattttatttctcaaacaattttgtcaaaattttattctatagaacattttttttacttctatacaaaatgttgtcaaaattttctatagaaagtttttgttttcaaaattttatttctatagaaagtttttatttttaaatcttatttctatagaaaattttatttctacgagtatagaagattttgtccaagttttatttccataaaaaatgtttgtcataattttattttttttatgatcacaaatatttttatttatttatttatttatttatttatcctgCACAACAAGACTTACGACTTATATTTACTGTACAGGAATTTTGATTAACAGGTATGTCCTCTTAGTAGTTTAGTGAAAAGTTACGTTAggttcaaataaataaagaaaagcaaaaaaatctgaaaatacaattaaagaattaagagaaaatattataatttaaaaggaaacaatagacaaaaataattataaagtaaatgtagtatttctatagaaaatttatgaagtacctcttaattggaggggaatattttgcaaaaccaaaacatcaagaatttacCAAActaacaaacagtaaaaaatctaccatttttggtagaattctaccaactgtggcaaccgttgaTGAAATCTGCAGCTGATATGAATCGGAAGAAATAACAGGTTAAGATATTCAACAGATGTTGAAAGTGGAGTCATAGATTCCCATTTATGCCTAGAAGACTAAAGACTTCCATATCAAAAGTTTACGTCCACCAGTTCTATATTCGGGCTGACAGGGTGTacaaatacagttttatttcaGAGATATCAGACATAAGTTACATGTAAAGGCCATAAATGTCTAGCTCAGGCTAGATGAATCTATGTGCATCTACACCCCGAAGTATATCTATGGGCTGGGATTTTCCTCGAACCTACCTCGGACGAAGAGCAAACATTGTACAACATAATAAATTGCACGACACGAAACACTGAAGCTTTAACCTCTGGCCGATTAGTAGGTCCTATATTGTCAATCACCTGTAGAAACACCTCTGAGATTACCTTTATTCTTAACTGTATAAGGCGCCCATAACGAAAAATTGCATGCACATCAATCGCTTTTGGTTGTGCCTGTGTTATGGAAACGAAACGAAACCTttccattttgtaaaaatttgaaaaagtctacTTTAGACATTTGGAAAGGTTGACTTGACGAAGTAACATATTttacgaattttttaaaatatctaaACTGTATTGGATTTTTTTAGTATCTaagattttctttcatttcagaTTCGTCAATTACCCGAATCGGTAATTGTGGAAACGACAGAATACAAATGTCTACAATCTCAATTCTCAGTTCTCTACAACGAGTCGATGCAAATCAAAACAATGTTGGATGAAACTAGAAATCAATTGCAAACTAGTAAAAATCAACATCTACGTCAAATTGAGGTAATGGAAAGTGAAGAACTGATTGCCCAGAAGAAGGTACGAAGTGAAATGATTCAAATGGAGGATGTTCTAGCACAAATTCGTAAAGAATACGAAGCTTTGCGAATAGAATACGAACAGAATATGGCCGCGAATGAACAGACAGCACCGATTAATCGTGAAATGCGACATCTCATAACGTCTTTGCAAAATCACAATGCCCAATTGAAGGGCGAGGGTTATCGTTACAAACGCAAATACAAAGATGCCTCCGCTGATAATGTGAAATTGCGTAGAGAGTTGGAGGAGGCATTGGCTAAATTGGAAGGAAATAAGCAACAAGGAACTCCCAATCAGGGTACAAATGGTGATGATGTTAAACAGGAGGGTGCGTCTACGGTTAAAGAAGAATATCCGGGTACATCGAGTGGATCGGGCGGCAGTAATACAACTCTAAGTGAAGGGCTTAGTGTAAAAGAGGAAGGCAGTACGGCTGTGAAGTCCGAGGATGAGACAATGGATGATGATCAAAGCAAAGATCACAAAGAGGGCATTAAGAAAGAACAAACAACGTCACCAGGTGGGCCGGAAAAGAAAGAACCAACTGCAGCAGCAGCCGCAGGCTCAACGCCCACTGGAACAGGAGGAGCAGGTGCAGTAAAACAGGAAAAAGATGCCAAAGACATTCAGAAAGCAAAGGAAGTTAAAGTGCAGGAATCCGAAATGGTGCGAGATTTGAAGGCCCAACTAAAGTAAGTTTGCTAAGATTGTTTCttcatttccatacaaaaaagcTTACACTTTTGTTTTTACCTTCCAGGAAAGCCCTAAACGATCAAAAGGAGATGAAGTTGTTACTGGACATGTATAAGGGAGTATCCAAAGATCAACGGGATAAAGTCCAACTTATGGCCACTGAAAAGAAACTAAGATCTGAAATAGAGGATTTGCGCCAACAGCTGAAGAAAATCCAAGAAAGCAAACGCGAAGAACGCAAGAAACTTGCCGACGAGGAAGCCTTGAGGAAAATCAAGCAACTGGAAGAACAAAAATATGAGCTGCAAAAACAAGTGGCCAGCCAAAAACCACCAGACAATAATTGGGGCCCTGGTGGTCCAAATTATGGTCGACCCTTTGTAGGATCTCATGAGGAAGAAGCCTTGCTTAATGAGATGGAAGTCACAGGCCAAGCCTTTGAAGACATGCAAGAACAAAACTCTAGACTTATTCAGCAGTTGCGTGAGAAAGACGATGCCAATTTTAAGCTAATGTCCGAGCGTATCAAAGCCAATCAAATGCATAAACTTCTGCGAGAAGAAAAACAAATCTTGGAAGATCAAATGAACACGAGAGATACACAAATTGAAGCTATGCACATAGTTCTAAGGAAGTTGGAAGAGAAGGAACGCAGTCTACAAGCCACGGTGGCAGCAATAGAAAAAGAGTTGGTGCTACGACAACAGGCCATGGAAATGCATAAGCGCAAAGCCATTGAATCTGCCCAGTCAGCGGCTGATCTCAAATTACATTTAGAAAAGTATCATGCCCAAATGAAAGAGGCTCAACAGGTGGTGGCCGAAAAGACTAGCTCCTTGGAGGCAGAAGCCTATAAGACCAAGCGTCTGCAAGAGGAATTGGCTCAGTTCAAGCGTAAGGCTGAACGAATGAAGAAAATCGAGATGGCTGGTACAACCATCGATGAAGTTATGCTTGAAGAGATTCGAGAATACAAAGAGACCCTCACATGTCCCTCATGCAAGGTTAAGCGTAAAGATGCTGTTCTATCGAAATGTTTCCATGTCTTCTGTTATGACTGTCTGCGTACCCGTTATGAGACGCGTCAGCGTAAATGTCCTAAATGTAATTGTGCATTTGGTGCAAATGATTATCATCGCTTGTATTTAACGTAAGCAGACGCGGATGGATAGCCAAGCTAAAAGTAGTACACCCACAAAGGCGGAAGGCGGAAAATATGCATTGATCATTTAATTCATACAACTTCCATTATAAGTTTTATGTATTTTAACGAAGTTAGTATTAAATGTGTAAGTGAACAATCCTAGAGGATTTTCATATTAAGTTtctcttaatttgttttttcccttaaattgacaaaaaagaaaacattaaaaatcatagcagaaacaaataaaactaataaataatatatattaatatatatgtaataaaaattacgcaaaaaagggtttttaattttaagcagAGGctaaaatttcacagaaaaaatatgaacAATATTAATcataactaaacaaaaaaaaacctaattaAAAtgctaattgattcaattactttattaaacaaaaaaacacaaaaatttcttgtttTCAAGAAAGGAAGAGGCCGTTTTTTGCGAGCACTAAGGGAAGATTCCATCTTTATTTGTATGAAGGTTAGCTTAGCTTAATTAcacagattttttttcgaattcaattacgaaattattttttcaattattttttacaaataaaaacttaattgaatttttctgcactttcaattaacttttttatttgtttcaattaaaaatttaattgattttcatcGCAAcactctatttttttaatttaggtaATCAATCAGATGGACTTCACCgctttttgtaccctccacaatagaaTGAC
This is a stretch of genomic DNA from Haematobia irritans isolate KBUSLIRL chromosome 4, ASM5000362v1, whole genome shotgun sequence. It encodes these proteins:
- the Bre1 gene encoding E3 ubiquitin-protein ligase Bre1, whose amino-acid sequence is MSKRAADDNSGGGGSAATNTNLGQPPIKKVHFEPHLIGPVSTLEEMDIKVLEFQNKKLAQRIEQRMRTEAELRHRIEQLEKRQTQDDAVLNVVNRYWNQLNEDIRVLLQRFDAETADELENRNENEVTTSFLTQLSTWDKEELDDKLANRVQVSKRAVAKVVQVIDRIMQRNEKITTALKGETVPGASGESAGEDSQSDATTNNTIPNIEETLKQHHIEIMTENRNLQNLNTSLHEKFHTMSLKMKEYQDALTAKETENAELKNQIDELQYDLEKIHCRNDKLENHLAEAIEKLKAYHQMHGDPNKSSSTSKTSGHSHVSSHQVEDLQKELEEYRELANNRLQELDKLHATHRETLKEVEKLKMDIRQLPESVIVETTEYKCLQSQFSVLYNESMQIKTMLDETRNQLQTSKNQHLRQIEVMESEELIAQKKVRSEMIQMEDVLAQIRKEYEALRIEYEQNMAANEQTAPINREMRHLITSLQNHNAQLKGEGYRYKRKYKDASADNVKLRRELEEALAKLEGNKQQGTPNQGTNGDDVKQEGASTVKEEYPGTSSGSGGSNTTLSEGLSVKEEGSTAVKSEDETMDDDQSKDHKEGIKKEQTTSPGGPEKKEPTAAAAAGSTPTGTGGAGAVKQEKDAKDIQKAKEVKVQESEMVRDLKAQLKKALNDQKEMKLLLDMYKGVSKDQRDKVQLMATEKKLRSEIEDLRQQLKKIQESKREERKKLADEEALRKIKQLEEQKYELQKQVASQKPPDNNWGPGGPNYGRPFVGSHEEEALLNEMEVTGQAFEDMQEQNSRLIQQLREKDDANFKLMSERIKANQMHKLLREEKQILEDQMNTRDTQIEAMHIVLRKLEEKERSLQATVAAIEKELVLRQQAMEMHKRKAIESAQSAADLKLHLEKYHAQMKEAQQVVAEKTSSLEAEAYKTKRLQEELAQFKRKAERMKKIEMAGTTIDEVMLEEIREYKETLTCPSCKVKRKDAVLSKCFHVFCYDCLRTRYETRQRKCPKCNCAFGANDYHRLYLT